Proteins encoded by one window of Mustela erminea isolate mMusErm1 chromosome 5, mMusErm1.Pri, whole genome shotgun sequence:
- the ZBTB42 gene encoding zinc finger and BTB domain-containing protein 42, producing MEFPEHGARLLGRLRQQRDQGFLCDCTVLVGAARFPAHRAVLAACSVYFHLFYRDRPAGSRDAVRLNGDVVTAPAFGRLLDFMYEGRLDLRSLPVEDVLAAASYLHMYDVVKVCKGRLRDRGRALHRGTPAARAEPLDQPPRPQPARSPVFCPAAPKAQPPRTGVHALPPRAPGPPPWQGPGDSDRALDLSLKRSPRRELVHPPCVLQTAACRRRQPGLPPPVKDSRDSLSEPEDDGGPRGPHRPLQPPCAPAAERRAVGLEPLPAAGAGRGQLELDAERGTSGGELGPGGPLRVCPLCTKLFPGGRGLQLHLSAHFREREGARARLSPDGALPTCPLCGKTFSCTYTLKRHERTHSGEKPYTCTQCGKSFQYSHNLSRHAVVHTREKPHACRWCERRFTQSGDLYRHVRKFHCGLVKSLLV from the coding sequence ATGGAGTTCCCGGAGCACGGCGCGCGGCTGCTGGGGCGCCTGCGGCAGCAGCGCGACCAGGGCTTCCTGTGCGACTGCACCGTGCTGGTGGGCGCCGCGCGCTTCCCGGCCCACCGCGCCGTGCTGGCCGCGTGCAGCGTCTACTTCCATCTGTTCTACAGGGACCGGCCGGCGGGCAGCCGCGACGCGGTGCGGCTCAACGGCGACGTGGTCACGGCGCCCGCCTTCGGCCGCCTGCTGGACTTCATGTACGAGGGCCGCCTGGACCTGCGCAGCCTGCCGGTGGAGGACGTCCTGGCCGCCGCCAGTTACCTGCACATGTACGACGTCGTCAAGGTCTGCAAGGGCAGGCTCAGGGACAGGGGCCGCGCGCTGCACCGGGGGACCCCCGCCGCCCGGGCCGAGCCGCTGGACCAGCCCCCGCGCCCCCAGCCCGCCCGGTCCCCGGTGTTCTGCCCCGCGGCCCCGAAGGCCCAGCCGCCCCGGACTGGGGTCCACGCCCTCCCTCCGCGAGCCCCGGGCCCCCCTCCCTGGCAGGGCCCTGGAGACTCGGACCGGGCCCTGGACCTGTCACTGAAGCGGAGCCCCAGGCGGGAGCTAGTCCACCCGCCCTGCGTCCTCCAGACAGCCGCCTGCCGCCGGAGGCAGCCCGGCCTCCCGCCGCCGGTGAAGGACTCGCGGGACTCGCTGTCAGAACCCGAGGACGACGGCGGCCCTCGCGGCCCTCACCGCCCCCTGCAGCCCCCCTGCGCTCCTGCAGCTGAGCGCCGGGCTGTGGGCTTGGAGCCGCTGCCGGCCGCTGGCGCGGGCCGCGGGCAGCTGGAGCTGGATGCAGAGCGGGGAACCAGTGGGGGCGAGCTGGGTCCCGGCGGGCCCCTCCGCGTCTGCCCGCTGTGCACCAAGCTGTTCCCCGGCGGCCGCGGCCTGCAGCTGCACCTCAGCGCCCACTTCCGCGAGCGGGAAGGGGCCCGGGCCCGGCTGTCGCCTGACGGCGCGCTGCCCACCTGCCCGCTCTGCGGGAAGACCTTCTCCTGCACCTACACGCTGAAGAGGCACGAGCGCACGCACTCGGGCGAGAAGCCCTACACGTGCACGCAGTGCGGCAAGAGCTTCCAGTACTCGCACAACCTGAGCCGCCACGCCGTGGTGCACACGCGTGAGAAGCCGCACGCCTGCCGCTGGTGCGAGCGCCGCTTCACGCAGTCCGGTGACCTCTACCGCCACGTCCGGAAATTCCACTGTGGCTTGGTCAAGTCCCTGCTCGTGTGA